The Magnetococcales bacterium genome window below encodes:
- a CDS encoding methyl-accepting chemotaxis protein: MLRKSIKLKFLVPIMLILIVGLSLIGGISFKITEETIVENATLAMKKELEGVLGKANLFHEKAKNDLLLAVEHHAFKEYFALAETMAGNQYEEKEVENEGKKETKKIIQFSPRQRALKDMIDRWTMSLQHRFPIVETCVIDKTGQEHSRITNGEVAPDEDFSSEENGAPFFEPTFKLNEGEVHVQSPYMSPDAKKWVFSYTAPIIMPDGSKPAFYHYELPVALFQGILEKLFAAGEQKGGDSKAGNEQERLAKGKSRIFILDPAGLVVADTHQSINLDLKPGVDPEANHQLADYLPTVDKIAGNPSFLAFMEKMKKGETGMGRMKIQEEEYFLVYKPLPTFGWSLAHMKPYSALLEGERSLAGILASIVLTALAVLLVSFVAVLLLAKHITGPMTVCKENIAQVAEGNLQIRCSINRVDEIGQWFQSLNQMTAKLREVVQMVRDAAEHVASGGAQVAHAAQEISSGATQQAASIEEISAAMEQMTATIQKNTEYAEETEKTIRKTARDAESGGQVVQESVTAMREIIDRISIIGEIARQTNLLALNAAIEAARAGEHGRGFAVVAGEVRKLAERSQTAATEIGQLSQTGIQVATRAGSIMDELVPEVRRTTELIIEIANASKEQSQTSDQINAAIQTLDGIIQKYAGSSEEMSANADELVQNAERLNQGVGFFRLG; encoded by the coding sequence ATGCTGCGCAAAAGTATCAAACTGAAATTTCTTGTTCCCATCATGTTGATCCTGATCGTGGGTCTCTCCCTGATAGGGGGAATTTCCTTCAAGATTACGGAAGAGACCATCGTCGAGAATGCCACTCTGGCCATGAAGAAGGAACTGGAGGGTGTCCTGGGCAAGGCTAATCTTTTCCATGAAAAGGCCAAAAACGACCTGCTCCTTGCGGTGGAACACCACGCATTCAAAGAGTATTTTGCACTTGCCGAAACCATGGCCGGCAATCAATACGAGGAGAAGGAAGTTGAAAATGAGGGGAAAAAAGAAACAAAGAAAATAATTCAATTTTCGCCCCGCCAGCGGGCATTGAAGGATATGATCGACCGCTGGACCATGTCACTTCAGCATAGATTTCCGATTGTCGAGACCTGCGTGATCGACAAGACAGGCCAGGAACACAGCCGGATCACCAATGGTGAAGTGGCACCGGATGAAGATTTTTCCAGCGAAGAGAATGGTGCCCCGTTTTTTGAACCAACCTTCAAGTTGAATGAGGGTGAGGTTCATGTTCAGTCTCCGTATATGTCACCGGACGCCAAAAAGTGGGTATTTTCCTACACGGCACCTATTATCATGCCGGATGGATCCAAACCGGCTTTTTATCACTATGAGTTACCGGTTGCCCTGTTTCAGGGAATTCTTGAAAAATTGTTTGCCGCCGGGGAACAGAAGGGTGGTGACAGCAAGGCGGGAAATGAACAGGAAAGATTGGCCAAGGGAAAAAGCCGGATTTTTATTCTGGATCCAGCGGGACTGGTGGTGGCCGACACACACCAATCGATCAATCTGGATTTGAAGCCGGGAGTAGACCCGGAAGCGAACCATCAATTGGCGGACTATCTGCCCACAGTGGACAAGATTGCCGGCAACCCTTCATTTTTGGCGTTTATGGAGAAAATGAAAAAAGGGGAAACAGGCATGGGACGGATGAAAATACAGGAAGAGGAGTATTTTCTGGTTTACAAGCCCCTGCCCACCTTTGGTTGGAGCCTTGCACATATGAAACCCTATTCGGCCCTGCTGGAAGGGGAACGTTCCCTGGCGGGAATTCTGGCTTCCATTGTATTGACGGCGTTGGCTGTTTTGCTGGTCTCCTTTGTGGCTGTCCTGCTGTTGGCCAAACACATTACAGGCCCCATGACGGTGTGCAAGGAAAACATTGCCCAGGTGGCCGAGGGAAATTTGCAGATTCGTTGCTCCATCAACCGGGTTGATGAAATCGGTCAGTGGTTCCAGAGCTTGAACCAAATGACTGCCAAATTGCGGGAGGTGGTGCAGATGGTGCGAGATGCCGCCGAGCATGTGGCTTCAGGGGGGGCACAGGTGGCCCATGCAGCACAGGAAATTTCATCGGGAGCCACCCAGCAGGCAGCCTCTATCGAAGAAATATCCGCTGCCATGGAACAAATGACCGCCACCATCCAGAAAAATACGGAGTACGCCGAAGAGACCGAAAAAACCATCCGCAAGACAGCCAGGGATGCCGAATCCGGTGGCCAGGTGGTTCAGGAGTCGGTGACGGCCATGCGGGAGATCATCGACCGGATTTCCATCATTGGAGAGATTGCCCGGCAAACCAATCTTTTGGCCTTGAATGCTGCCATCGAGGCGGCCCGGGCCGGGGAACATGGCCGGGGCTTTGCCGTGGTGGCCGGCGAAGTGCGCAAACTGGCCGAACGCAGCCAGACCGCAGCAACCGAGATCGGCCAACTTTCACAGACCGGCATCCAGGTGGCCACCCGCGCCGGAAGTATCATGGATGAATTGGTCCCGGAAGTGCGCCGCACGACCGAATTGATCATTGAAATCGCCAACGCCAGCAAGGAACAAAGCCAAACCTCCGACCAGATCAATGCCGCAATCCAGACCCTGGACGGCATCATCCAGAAATATGCCGGATCATCCGAGGAAATGTCCGCCAATGCCGATGAGCTGGTCCAGAATGCTGAACGACTGAATCAGGGTGTCGGGTTCTTCCGCCTGGGGTGA